AGACGCTGCGGCTGGCCGAGGACGTCCGGGCCGGGGCCGCCCCGCAACCGCAGTTCGTGATCTGGCCCGAGGATTCCTCCGACATCGACCCCTTCGTCAACGCCGACGCCGCCCAGCGCATCGCGGAGGCGGCGCACGCGATCAACGCGCCGATCCTGATCGGTTCGGTGCTCGCGGTGCCAAACCACGACCAAGGACCCGAGCAGTACACCAACACCGCCATCGTCTGGAATCCGGTCACCGGCCCGGCCGACCGCCACGACAAAGAGATCGTCCAGCCGTTCGGCGAATACCTGCCCATGCGGTGGCTTTTCGAGCATCTGTCGAGCAAGGCCGGCCTGGCCGGCAATTTCGTCCCGGGAAAGGGCGCCGACGTGGTGCAGATCGCCGGCGTCCCCGTCGGCGTGGCCACCTGCTGGGAGGTGATCTTCGACCGGGTGCCGCGCAAGGCCGTGCTCAACGGCGCCCAGTTGTTGGCGGTGCCGGCCAACAACGCCACCTTCAACAAGCGCATGAGTGAGCAGCAACTCGCATTCGCCAAGGTTCGCGCCGTCGAGCACGACCGATACGTCGTGGTCGCCGGTACCACCGGGATCAGTGCGGTGATCGCTCCCGACGGCGCCGAGCTGGTCCGTACCGACTTCTTCCAGCCCGCTTACCTCGACATCCAGGTACGCCTCAAGACGGTGCTGACGCCGGCAACTCGGTGGGCCCCGATTATGCAGTGGGTGTTGGTCGCGGCGGCCGGAGCGGTCATTCTGGCCGGAATACGGCACAATGGGAGCTTCCCGCGTTCGATTCGCCTGCGGTCCAGGCCATCGGCTGAATCGGCAGACGTCGGGGCCGCCCCGGACGAACCCGGGCCCGACGAGGAAGTCCCGACGACCGCGCACGACGCTCCGTCGGACACCGACGACTACACTCCGCTCCACCAAAAGGGCGGCCCACAACCGCGGTATCTCGGGCGACACAGAGGAGATAAATGACCACCGGCGAGCAGGCGACCCGGGCTCCGGGCAATCGTGGAAGCCAGCGTGTCCTGGTTATCATCCCGACCTTCAATGAGCGGGAGAACCTACCCCTGATCCATCGGCGGCTGACGGACGCCTGCCCCGATGTACACGTGCTGATCGTCGACGACGGCAGCCCCGACGGGACCGGCGAACTCGCCGACGAGCTGGCCGCCGCCGACGGTGGTCGCACCCACGTCATGCACCGCACGGCCAAGGACGGCCTGGGCGCCGCTTACCTTGCCGGTTTCGCCTGGGGTTTGAGTCGGGACTACGCGGTCCTCGTCGAGATGGACGCCGACGGCAGTCACGCGCCCGAACAGCTGCGCCGCCTGCTGGACGCCGTCGACGCCGGGGCCGACCTGGCCATCGGTTCGCGCTACGTCGAGGGCGGCGCGGTGCGGAATTGGCCGAAGCGGCGCTGGGCCCTGTCCTGGACCGCCAACACCTACGCGCGACTGGCGCTCGACATCGACATCCATGACATCACCGCCGGCTACCGGGCCTACCGCCGCGAGGTGCTCGAGGCGATCGATCTCGACGGCGTCGACTCCAAGGGCTATTGCTTCCAGATCGATCTGACCCGGCGCACCCTGGACAGCGGATTCATCGTCGTCGAAGTGCCGATCACCTTCACCGAGCGCGAACTCGGCGTCTCCAAAATGAGCGGATCCAACATTCGCGAGGCGCTGGTCAAGGTCGCGAAATGGGGCATTGAGAGCCGCCGGAACGGTGCTCGGGCCGCTCGCGCGGCCAACCACAGCTAGCCGGCCGGGCTCACCGCCCG
This window of the Mycobacterium sp. 050128 genome carries:
- the lnt gene encoding apolipoprotein N-acyltransferase; its protein translation is MAREQPEPDRPGPAGRMAAATGHGLARLGKGAIARVPGIGAALLPRLPRLVATIGGGALLCASFPSVNWWWAAVVAAALLAWVLKHPDTTLAGGFGYGFLFGLAFYVPLLPWISLLVGAVPWLTLATMCALFPGLFGFFAVVVRRLPGWPIWFAVLWTAQEWLKSIVPFGGFPWGAVAYGQAEGPLLPLVQLGGVALLSMGVVLLGFSVTAIALEIANWWRTGSRVRGDASAGETGVEAAPPPAVVLPGVCFCLVLFVAVMVWPQVRHSGAGSGGEPTVTVAAVQGNVPRLGLGFNEQRRAVLDNHVDETLRLAEDVRAGAAPQPQFVIWPEDSSDIDPFVNADAAQRIAEAAHAINAPILIGSVLAVPNHDQGPEQYTNTAIVWNPVTGPADRHDKEIVQPFGEYLPMRWLFEHLSSKAGLAGNFVPGKGADVVQIAGVPVGVATCWEVIFDRVPRKAVLNGAQLLAVPANNATFNKRMSEQQLAFAKVRAVEHDRYVVVAGTTGISAVIAPDGAELVRTDFFQPAYLDIQVRLKTVLTPATRWAPIMQWVLVAAAGAVILAGIRHNGSFPRSIRLRSRPSAESADVGAAPDEPGPDEEVPTTAHDAPSDTDDYTPLHQKGGPQPRYLGRHRGDK
- a CDS encoding polyprenol monophosphomannose synthase; the encoded protein is MTTGEQATRAPGNRGSQRVLVIIPTFNERENLPLIHRRLTDACPDVHVLIVDDGSPDGTGELADELAAADGGRTHVMHRTAKDGLGAAYLAGFAWGLSRDYAVLVEMDADGSHAPEQLRRLLDAVDAGADLAIGSRYVEGGAVRNWPKRRWALSWTANTYARLALDIDIHDITAGYRAYRREVLEAIDLDGVDSKGYCFQIDLTRRTLDSGFIVVEVPITFTERELGVSKMSGSNIREALVKVAKWGIESRRNGARAARAANHS